The Macaca nemestrina isolate mMacNem1 chromosome 1, mMacNem.hap1, whole genome shotgun sequence genome contains the following window.
AGGTTGATGCTACCATGCTTGTGATAGCTTCTAGCACGCTACAAAGAGAAAGCAGGCTCTAGGCTCATCACCTCAACCACACCAAGCTGCATTTTAGTGATAGGGCTGGGGCTTCTTCAACTTCACTGAAGTGGTGTTTGTGATCGCCTTCTGTTTATGGCGAGGGATACAGATTTTCCATTTCTAGAGGAGATAACGAAGTTTTCTTTCTAAACAAATTCATAGaagcaaaaagataaaagagatgatttaaagaaaaTGCTAAGAATGCCAGGCACCGGGGCAcgcacctgcaattccagctactcaggaggctgaagcgggagctcgaggccagcctgggcaacacagtgagaccctgtgtctaataaataaataaataaaatgctaaatgcaTGTGAATTAAGTGGCTTGAGgtgtggaggtggtggtggaagAGGCATTAAGGAAGATATCCTCAGGCAGTTCTTGAATGCCTGAAGCTTGTGAAATGCTCCTTTACAAGAACCCAGGGActcctgtaaccctagcactttgggaggccaagacaggaggattgcttgagcccaagagttcagtGAGTTTTGAGcgtgccagtgcattccagctCTCCAGGCTAGAATGAGCCAGGATAaattctaggctgcagtgagctataatcacgccactgcattccagccctccagcctgggtgatagagcaagaccctgtctcttaaaaaacaacaataacaacaacaaaaaaacaagaacccAGGGTATATGGCCCAGGGCAGCCATCCCATCCCTGAAGAAGCAAATCAGAGTCCCAGCCACCTGCCAAGACTCAAGAATATTCTGCAGGGAGCATGGATGGGGGAAGGAGCAGGGCCGCAGCCAGGACTCCCAGTCCATGTGGGGCCCTGTCCCCACCAGGTGATGGGCAGGGGTAGCTTTGGGCCTCACCACTGGGGTGGGACAGGCAAGCTTGTCTGGGGGACTGCCAAGGAGGGTGTTAGCCTTTCACCCCTCTGTCAAGTCCCCATGTGCCCAGTGACCTCCAAGGCAACCCCCACCCTCCTAGAGCTTTCGCCACCCAAGGCTACACCAAAAGACCCCAGCTTGGACTTTCCTCAAGACCTGCGACCTAAGTCACTGGGTCTCAGGCCTGGTCGGTCTAcactcccaccccctccccgagAGTGGACAATAGGAGTCAGGTGCACTGCGGCCTGGATGGCAAGAGCTGGCACTCACTTACAGACAATGCAAGGCCTTGAGCTAAGAGCACCTAACCCATTCTGAGGCACCGAAATGAGATAGGACCTACTATGCACAGTGGGGATCAAAACTGACCtgaatcaggagttcaagaccagcctggccaatatggtgaaaccccgtctctactaaaaatacaaaagttagcctggcgtggtggtgggtgcctgtaatcccagctactcaggaggctgaggcagaagaatagcttaaacccgcaaggtggaggtttcagtgagccaagatcgcaccactgcactccagcctgggcgacagagtgaaactccgtctcaaaaaaaacaaacagaaaaacaaaacaaaaaaactgaccTTGATATGTGTGACCCTCCTGGAGCTTATATTCAAGTCAGGGAGGCAGAATGAACAAGTCATTCTTATGACTTGTTCTCATGGAGAATAACAGGGGAGGGTGGATGGGCCTGCAGATAGGGTAGTCAAAGATGTCCCCTGGGAAGAGGGCAGCCgggggaagaacattccaggcacagggaacagcaagtgcaaagacctGGGCACAGAAGTAAGCCCAGTGCCTTCTAGAAGCATGAGAAAGGCTACAAGGCTGTTGTAGagtaagagagagggagagtggagGTGACACTGGAGAGGTTGGCAGTGCCGGATCCTGAGGCCAGATCCTGAGACAGGTTTTCTTTATCTGGAGCACAATGGGGAGCCTGAAGTCTGAAGCAGGGGAGCGACATGATCACTTCTTTTTTAATTGCTCCGGCTTCTAGGCAGAAGATGGAGAGTAGTGGGTCTGCAGCAGAAGCAGTGGAGCCAGTGGAAGTCTACGCAGCCTCCCCAGTAAGAAGTGGCAGTGGAGATGGCACCTGTTTAGAGGCAGCACCAATAGGTCTCGCTAATGAATGGCATGAGGGTGAAGGAGAAAAGTATTTCTAAGTTCCTGGCATGTGATGCCGAAATGGTGCCATTTGCCATGATGGGGAAGACCAGGGAGGCAAAGATGGGGAGAGTTGGGCCACCATAAATTCCCTGTTGTACATGGTGCCTGGGAGAAGCCTGCCGCCTATCCTGACGGAGCTATCCTGTGCTGGGTGGGTCAGGCATTGGGTCTGGAGTTCAGAAGAAAGGTGGGTGCTCACAACTGCCACGCAGGGCCATGAGCAAATGTGTGCTAAGTGGGGATGCCCAGGGGGTTCCCAGGGGCTGCTCATTCCTCTGCATCCCACAGCCCAGGTCTCCCTGCATACCCCGGGTACCTGCAGTGTCTCCGAGGCCTGGCTGGCCATGCCGGTGGTGAGGGAGGCCACCTGCACGGCTTGCTTTCGGGCAGCCAGCAGGATCCTGCAGTAGGTGAAGCATATGGCACCGGAGGGCAGGAAGAAGGTGAGGCCCGACGCCACGAGGACGAAGGGCAGGCTGGCCAGCAGGCGGCACTGGCCCGGGACTGGGGGCCGTGCGTGGCCCAGCTCGTGCCAGCCCAGCAGCAGGGGCAGGAAGGAGGCGAGCGCGGCGAGGCTCCAGGCGCCCAGGACTAGCGCCAGGGCACGTGGGGGCGTCATGCGCAGCTTGTAGCGCAGCGGCGAGAGGATGAGCAGGTAGCGGTCCAGGCTgatgaggcagaggttgaggaTGGAGGCGCTGCAGCACATTACGTCGAAGGCGGTCCAGAGCAGGCAGAGGCCGCGCGCCAGCACCCAGCGCCCGTATAGCGCGTTCAGCATGGCCGGCGGCATCACCACCAGCCCCACCATCAGGTCGGACGTGAAGAGCGACACCAGGAAGAAGTTGGACGTGTTGCGCAGCGCGGGCTGAGTGCAGATGAGCACGATCAGCAGCGAGTTGGCCGCCACCGTCAGCGCGATGACCACGCACAGCGCGGCCGCCACCCAGCCGCTGCCCACCGGGGCCGACGGCGGCCCCGCCCCCCAGGCCGGGGTGCTATTGGCGGTGGGGCCCGGCTCTGGGACCATGGGGACCGGGGGTGGAGGGTAAGGGCGTGATAGGGTGGTGGGAAGGCAGGTGAGGGCCCCGGCGAAGGGCAGGCTGGACGGGCACCGTCGGCGAGAGCAGACAGCGACTCACCACGCCCCCCGGGGGAGGCGAGTGGGGAGACATGGGCGGGGGCACTGGGTCGCGCTAGGTCAGGGGGCAGCGACCACAAGAGGACGCAGAGTGGCTATTTGGGCGCCCTCGGGAACGGGGCAAGGACACCTGGAGCAAACGGGTTGGAAGTTTGGGGAGGGGCACCCGATGAGCCGAGGCCCCTAAAGGAAGCGGCGGGAAGTCAAGCAGATGTCGGATGGGCGCCCCGGGGTGGGAGCAGAGAGTCCTGGAAGGGGCGGGCGGCAAGATAGGGTAGGGGCGTCCGGCCGGGGCAGAGCTCGGGGAAGTGGGAGCGCGAGGAGGTGGGCGCGGGGGGTGAATGGGCGCTCTCGGGCCGGAGCAGACTCCCCGCGGCCGGTGGGCGTGTGGGGTGCCAGGGTGGGGTCTGCAGGGCGGGGGCCTAGGGGCCGGAGCAAAGCCCCCCGGGGAAACGCAGGTCTCAGCTGGCGCGGAGGCACCGGGATCGGGCTCACACTGCGCGGGGGTTCGCCGGGACCTCCAGGCCCCGCGGGAAGCGGAGGGCAGCGGCCGCGCGGCGCCCCCTCCCCACCCGGCCGCAGGGTCGCCTCCGCCTCCAGCCCGCACTGGTACCTGGGGCGCTCTGGATTCTCCGCCGCCTGCGACTGCGGCAAGCGCCGCGGGGCTGCGAGAGGAAGAGGCGGCCGCGGGCCGGGCGGGCGGCGGGCCCGGGTctcccgaacccgggaggcgccgCGAGGGGCCCTCACGCGCGGAGGAGCGGCTGGGTGCAGCCCGGAGCGCGCGGTCTCCGCGCCGCGGAGCGTGCGTCCCGCCTCCCGGTGGGCGGGGAGAGCCGAGCCCTGGCCCTGCAGGCGGGCGGGGTCCCAGCACCCCGGGCCTGTGGGCCGAAGATCCGAGCGCCCCAGCTGCGCGGGGTCACCTTCCGGGCTGCGGCAGCCCCAGCACTCCCAGATGCCCCTCCCAACCCACACGGGGCGGCGGCGCAGGCGGAACTCGGAGAAGGGGGCTGTGACCTGCCTTTATCCAGGGACTGCTCCCTAATGGGTGCCTGCCCACTCACAAGGGGGTCACCAGGCTTTCAGGGGAACCAGGAGTTGGGAAATATTGGACAAATCGCCTgacacctctctgggcctcagttaccATAGCTGTAAAATGGGTTAGTAATTCTGGGCATTCTTCATCGTTAGTTTGATCAAGAAGCTAACCTTTCCCTGCAGAAACCATCCCGATCGCCAAAGGGGCCGGGTACTAAGGATGAAGTCCCTGAGCTGTTGGCGCTCCTAGTCTAACAGAGCGTGAACGGATTTGAGAATCCCCAGGCCAGGTGGGTTAGAGTCTCTGCAGGCAGAGGCCTGGGGTGTTGTTTCCCCTGGTTGTGACCTCCCTCTGTATCTCTCCCCTCTGGCTGAGAAGAGTCTGCCTAACACTGCTGTGCAGGTTAATACTGTGGACTCTATTCATCCATTCGTTGAACAGATATTTAAGGCGCATCCACTAGaagtcaggcactgttctgacCCATCAGGACCCTACAGTGGCCAAAACAAAGATCCGCACCTCCATGGAGCTTCCATTCTAGTGGAAGGAGACAGACGATAAACAATAGGCATAATCAACATagaaagtgggccgggcgcggtggctcaggcttggccgggcgcagtggctcacgcctgtaatcccagcactttgggaggccgagacgggcggatcacgaggtcaggagatcgagaccatcctggctaacacggtgaaaccccgtctctactaaaaaatacaaaaaactagccgggcgaggtggcgggcgcctatagtcccagctactcgggaggctgaggcaggagaatggcgtgaacctgggaggcggagcttgcagtgagccgagatccggccactgcactccagcctgggtgacagagcgagactccgtctcaaaaaaaaaaaaaaaaaaaaagaaagtgggccgggcgcggtggctcaggcttgtaacctcagcagtttgggaggctgaggcaggcggatcacctgaggtcaggagttcgagaccagcctgaccaacagggtgaaaccccgtctctatcaaaaatataaaaattagctgggcgtggtggcggccacctgtaatcccagctattcaggaggctgaggcaggagaatcgcttgaacccgggaggcagaggttccagtgagccaagactgtgccactgtcctccagcctgagtgacatagcaagactctgtcaaaaaaaaaaaaaaaaaaaaaaaaaaagagagagagaaggaaagaaggaagaaaggaaggaaagaaagaaagaaaagaaaaagaagaaaaagtagtaTAAAGAGAACAGGGTGGGATCATTTTttctccacagaaacagaaaaataatacttcCCACATCGAAGGCTCCTGCGATGTCCCCAGGGGCTTTCCTACTCCTCCAGTCATTTATTCCCATCCCCACAATAATGCTGAGAGGTTCAGAGAGGCCAAGGGCCTTGCCCCAGATCACCAGCAGCAAGTGGTGAAGTGGAACTGAAACTCAAATCTGCTCGATGCCCATGGCAAAGACAGCCCATCACAGATGGTCAAAAACCTCCCCACAGGCACCTCAGAGCCTGCAGCACCCACCCCCCGACTCTAAGCCGCTATTTGGTGCTCAGAGCCCCAGCCTTGCCCACAGAAGCATCTTTTAAGCAGATAGAGGAGGCCTGTCCTTCCTCCTTGCCACCACACTGCACCACTGTGGCGACTTCTGCCATGCCCCCAAGGAACAGAACGTAGTACAGCAAGCCTGGGCAGAGAGTCAGAAAGACCTGGCTTGGGATCCCAGCTCCATCCCAGCTCTGGGATTCAGGGCCAGTGGCTCCATCTCCTTGGGTcgcagttttctcttctgtaataGTTAGCAGAACAATACAGCacccacctcacagagttgctcACAGAGTTGCTGAGGGGATTAAATGACATTGATGTAATCTGTGTCTTTGGTACTATGTTAACGCTAGTtggaaaacaggccaggcgcggtggctcatgcctgtaatcccaacactttgggaggccaaggcgggcagatcacctgaggtcaggagttcgagaccagccgggccaacatgatgaaacctcgtctctactaaaaatacaaaattagccaggtgtggtgacgcacacccataatcccagctactcaggaggctgaggcagaagaatcacttgaacccacgaggcagaggttgcagtgagctgagatcacaccactgcactctagcctgggcaaaaacagcgaaactccatctgaaaaaaaaaaaaaaaatgctagctCTTGGCCTTAGTGTTCCCATCAGCACAATCGTTATGCGTTCAACTCTGTGCCAAatccttgagcccagggatttcTGATGTGGACAACGACAACCCTGAGAGGTGCTGTGTGGAAGGATTTGGGAGCCCAGCAACCTGGGATCATCATCCAGAGTCTGCCACTTGCTCTGTGAAGTTATGCAAAGACTCTCAAATTCTCTGCTGCTATGAAACCAAGCCAGTGGAGCTGTGAATGGGATGAGTGAAAAATTTTGCCTGATAAATGTTGCTTTGTAAAAATCTGTACGTAGTGTATAGAATATTAGTCTTTCTGCTTTCACTTTTCCACAAtacttgatatattttatttttaaaaaaagacctaaagattagccgagcgtggtggtgcacgactctagtttcagctacttgtgagactgaggtgagaggattgcttgaggccaagaactcaaggctgcagtgagctaggatcacagctgtgaatagccactgaacttcagcctgggtgacagtgagacccctgtctcaaacaaacaaacaaaactaaagaaaaccTGGCAATAACTTTAACATTTGTTCATTCTGGGTGATGGATCCACTGATGTTTGTTAGAATAAGATCtgtactaaaatttaaaattttattttaagattggGCCAGGGTTGGGGTGCCACCTTGTGGCCATACTGTTATGATCTTGAacttgagacttttttttttcttttttagtgacaagagtctcgctctgtggcccaggctggaggcagtgatgctatcatagctcactgtaacctcaaactcctgtgttcaagctaccttcctacctcagcctcccaagtaggtaggattagaggtgtgcgctaccatacccagctaaattttttaagttttttgtagagacaaggtcttgctgtattgcccaggctggtctcaaactcctggcctcaagtgatcctcctgcctcagcctctcaaagcactagaattacaggcatgagtcctaTACCTGGCTGAGACCTTTATAGACGCTTCGTGTGTGTGATCCTATAACTGTCATTTGGGTCATGAAATAATGAAGTCCTAGACCTCTTAACATTTCAGGATAAAGAGGGCTTTCAAGAATACTCAGCTTTTGCTTGATTACTTCTAGCCATGAGAGCTTCCTCCCCACAGGAGATAGCAGGTGCCACTACGGAACAGCTAAGTTTTAGGGAGTTGTCTGCCCCAGACCTCCATGCCTGTCCATACATGAGGACTGGGGCAAGCGCCTCGTGACAGAGATGGAGAAATCAAGGCCCCAGGGAGGTAGCCAGCCAGCCCAAAGCTGCTCTGTGCCGGAAGACACTGAACAACTGGGTAAACTCCCTGAAGGCAGGGATCTGTCTGTCTGGTTCATGCTGGAGCTCTGGCACATAttaggctctcaataaatatctgttcaatgaatgaataaatgaacaaaactatCAGTGCAACACCCTGCAGCTTGGGCCAATCATTCATTCTCAATCATAATAACAGCTGACATCCATTGAGGTCGTACTAAAGCCAGGCATGTCCTGAACTCTACATGTGCACTGACTCACCTAACGCTCACTGCCACCCTAAGAGTGAGGTAGGTGTGACCATTATTCCCCATTTTGCACATAGGAAAAGTGAGCCTCGGAGATCTTATGTGACTTGCTCAAGACTATAGTTAGGAAGTGGTCCAGCTAAGATATGAACCCAAGCAGACTCAGTCTCCTCAGAGGCTTGGAGCAGAGGAAGGAAACCAATTGAGAGCTGGCTCCATACAGGCAAACGAAGTGGAGAGGGGCCTGCGTTGCTATCTGCGCTATCAGTGTTAATCCCTTGTAAAGACTTTAAGTCccaggccgggcacgatggctcactcctgtaatcccagcactttgggaggccgaggcaggcagatcacgaggtcaagagatcgagaccaccgtgaaaccccgtctctactaaaaatacaaaaattagctgggcatggtggcgcgcgcttgtagtcccagctactcgtgaggctgaggcaggagaatcacttgaacccacaaggcggaggttgcagtgaaccgagatcgcgctactgcactccagcctggcaacacagccagactccgtctcaaaaaaaaaaaaaaaaaaaaaaaagacttttaagtCCCTCCTCATTGGGGGAGGATGCAGTATGCAATTCCTTCCATCCCCGCAAGGTGGCGCACCAAGGGATGCTTCTCAATTGACGTCTCTCACGCCCGGCTACTCCCTCTCGCTGGGCTCCCACATCCAATCAGCAGCGCTTCTCACGGCCCTGCCTCTCCAACTCCACTGCCTGACATAACTGGCCCCATCCTCTCCCGCCTACACTCTTGCAGTCACCCCTGATGGCCGCAGCATCTCCCTCCTCCAACCTAGCTTAGTCTCCTGAAACCCAGCTTTGCACAGACACCTCTAGGGCACCTCAGTGCAAAGGGAATGAAGTCTGAACTCTGACTGGCATTCCAGGCTGCAGCACCCAGGCCAACCCACCTTCCTGCTTTATTGCTTTATTTCCAACAGACCCTTACAAGtttctttgttcttccttccgTTCCCTTCTTCctgttccccttccccttcctttcctccttttttttttttttaagacaggttctcactctatcgcccagactggagtgcagtgacacgaacATGACTCATTGCGGCCTCGACCTCCAGGGATCAAagaatcctcccgcctcaacctcccatgtagctgggattacagacgtgtgccaccacacctaattttttgatgttttatagagacagggaaTCACTTTTCAttgctcaggcaatcctccttcctcagcctcccaaagtgctaggataataggtgtgagccactgtgcccagcccttattTATCTATGAATGCATACCCAGCTCTGTTCCAGACACAGGATGGAGGCAGGTCCTGCCCAAGACTGTGCTGCCATTAAGTGTCCAGATGTgatgtgaggtcaggagtcaagGGAACTGTGAGCTTATGTGAGTCACCTGTGCTTCCAGAGCCCGTTTCCCGCTCTGTAAAACAAAGGTGAAATGTCCCACTGTGGACTTGCTGAATATCAAATGAGTGGTGCCGTGCCCAAACTTGGTGTGGGCCATGAGCCGATGCCTGGGTTCCAGTCCTGCTGATGACATTTCTTCACTGCATGACCCTGGGAAAATGACTTACTAGCGCCTGCTCTTTATatgcctcatctataaaatgaggacaacATCCGCATCACTGGGCGGTGGTGCGGACTGGGCAAGGACCCGGCACAGGGCCCAGCCTTATATATTAATTTGTAACCAATACTTTTGACCATTTCCCCTTCTCCCAGGGGGCCAGGCAGGCCAGGCCCAGGCAAGGGCTGATCCTGGACCACTGTGTGGGTGAAAAGACATGGCATGAGGCAAGCCCAGGAGACGAGGGGCCAAAATCCATGAAGCCCCGTTCTGGAGGCCCACCCAAGGTGTATGCGAGGCCAGAAACCAGCACCCAAGGAAAGAGGTGAAAGCTGGGGAGACAGGATCAGGAGCCAGGGGTGCACACGGCAAGCCAGGGAGAGGGCCACAAGGATGCAGAGACAGCGGTGACACTTGGGGGCCAGGCAGGTCTGCTCAGCACCCCACTGCCTGGGCCCAGGCCTTGCTACCCCTGGGCTTCACTGCCGGCACTTCTGGAGAACCTGGGTCGGCAGAGCCACTCAGTGAGGAGAAGAACACGGGCGTTGAAGGAATTTATTCATGAGAAGACTGAGGGTCCGTCAGGGAGATTGTCCAATGGCGACAAGCTCCAGAAGCCCGCGTCGCAACAGCCGGGAGGGCCGGGCCACCCCAGGCAGGAGGCGGTGGGCTGGCAGCCACCCTGGGCACTGAAGAGCAGACGCAGGCAGTGCTGGGCACAGAGGGGCTCTCTTCATggcctgcctgccctggcctcccccCAGGTCCCCACCTATCGGTTAAAGtgcagctgggagggaggaggcaggcagaACTGGGGAGCTAGAGAGAGCCCAAGTGAACCCTGGCTGTCCACACGAGTCCCATGTCCTCCTCGTCCTGGAGTTCCCCGAGGTTTAGTGAGCCCATCCCACCTAGGGCCTCTGGAACCTTGAGGCAAGGGAGGTAACCCCTCCCTCCCACACCCATCCATATTTAGAAAGAGCATCCCTGGGAGAGGGCGGCTGGCTCTGGCAGCTTTTTGGGGGGCCTAGAACTTGGGGGACAGTGGGGGGCGCTAACATTTCTaacagggagaggaaggggatGCTCATCTTCAGGGGTGGTCTTGGGGGGTCATACCCCTCCCTCTGGCCTTGGAAgactcttccctttcctccttcccctcctcctcttcccccaccaGGCAAGCCAAGGAAGCCTGAGAAAGGCCCAGAGAGCCTGGCTCCCAGCTCCTGTGTCATGAGTCAGCAGGGTCCTGCCCAGGCCTGACTCCCAAACCCCTCCGCTGAGGGAGGGTCACTTCAGTGCCACTGGGGCGGCGCTCCCCTGGAGATGGGAAGTGGGGTGAGGGGTCTCGGGGAAACCTGTGGGGCTGAGCCTC
Protein-coding sequences here:
- the LOC105483106 gene encoding 5-hydroxytryptamine receptor 6, giving the protein MVPEPGPTANSTPAWGAGPPSAPVGSGWVAAALCVVIALTVAANSLLIVLICTQPALRNTSNFFLVSLFTSDLMVGLVVMPPAMLNALYGRWVLARGLCLLWTAFDVMCCSASILNLCLISLDRYLLILSPLRYKLRMTPPRALALVLGAWSLAALASFLPLLLGWHELGHARPPVPGQCRLLASLPFVLVASGLTFFLPSGAICFTYCRILLAARKQAVQVASLTTGMASQASETLQVPRTPRPGVESADSRRLATKHSRKALKASLTLGILLGMFFVTWLPFFVANIVQAVCDCISPGLFDALTWLGYCNSTMNPIIYPLFMRDFKRALGRFLPCPRCPWERQASLASPSLRTSHSGPRPGLSLQQVLPLPLPPDSDSDSDAGSGGSSGLQLTAQLLLPGEATRDPPLPTRAAAAVNFFNIDPAEPKLRLHPLGTPTN